The genome window CAAGATCATGGCCAAAGAAGGTCACGAGCAACTGATTGTTTCTACCGATCCGGAGACCGGCTTAAATGCGATCATCTCGATCCACAGCACGCTGCTCGGCCCCGCCTTGGGCGGCTGCCGGTTCTGGTCGTACAAAACATTCGAGGCGGCGGCCGCCGATGCGCTTCAGCTTTCGAAGGCGATGACCTACAAGGCCGCGATCGGCGGGTTGAACCTGGGCGGCGGCAAGGCCGTGATCTGCGCGCGGCCGACGGAAAAAACGCCTGCGCTGCTTCGGGCGTTCGGCCGGGCGGTCGATGCCCTGGCGGGGCTCTATGTGACCGCTCAGGATGTCGGGATGAGCCTGTCCGATCTGGAGACGGTCCGTGAAGTGACACGGTACGCCGCCGGAATGCCCGAAGAGAAAGGCGGGAGCGGCGACCCCTCTTCCATGACGGCCCTGGGCGTCGTGCATGGGATGCGGTGCTGTCTGAAGGAGGTTTTCGGATCCGATTCGTTCCGGAATCGAACCGTTGCGGTTCAGGGCCTTGGAAAAGTCGGCCGGCATTTGGTCGGCTTGCTTTATCGGGAAGGGGCCCGGTTGATCGTCGCGGATCTGGATGCGTCAAGGGTCACGGCCGCGGTCGCCGAAGTGAAAGCGGAAACGGCGCCGCCGGGCCGGATCCATACCGCGGCGTGCGATATCTTCGCCCCCTGCGCGATGGGCGGGGTGCTTCATTCGGCCACGATTTCCAAGCTGCGCTGCCGGATTGTCGCGGGCGCGGCGAACAATCCGCTGGCCGGCTGGGCCGATGCGAACCTTCTCCAACGCCGACGGATTCTTTATGCTCCGGATTATGTCATCAATGCCGGCGGTCTGATGAACATCGCCTGCGAGATGGAGGGCTATCAGAAGGAAAAGGCCGAGGAGCGCGTGGCCGGGATCGCCGAGAATCTGTCGCGGGTGTTTGCCCGGGCCAAGGAAGAAAAAATCTCTCCGCTGGAGGCCGCCAACCGCCTGGTCGAAGAGCGGTTGGCCAAGACCCGCGCCTCCCGTTCCGGCGGGTAACGGTCCGGAGGAAGCCCGTTCTCGATCGCGAGCAGCAAGGACGTTGCCGATGCGCGTTTTTCCAATCGGGGGTCACCGAATCCATATTGTCTGCGGACTCGTTGTTCTATTGGGCTGTCTGGCCGGATGCGGCGGGAGCGTCGGCGTCGACGAGGGCGGCCGGCGCAACGGCGGTGGAGTCCCGCCCGGGCTCAGCAAGAATCCTACGCCGTCGCCCGGTCCCGGTCCGGTTATCCAGCCTTCGACGACCCGCTTTGGCTACGTCGCAAACGCTTCGGACAACACCCTCTCCATCTTTGCTCTGAACGCCGCGACGGGTCAATTGAGCCCGCGGGGCCATGTAACGACGGGGACGTCGCCGCAAGCGATCGCCCTTGATCCTGCGGGAAAATTTGTTTTTGTAGTGAACAATCTCTCGGATGACCTCTCGACGTACACGATCAATCCAAGCACGGGCGGCTTGACGGCCCTCAGCGGCTCTCCGTTTGCGACCGGGTCGGGTCCTGTTTCGGTTGCCGTCGATCGGTCCGGGGCGTTCGCCTATGTGGCGAACGCGGACTCGAACAACGTTTCGGCGTACGCGATCCATCCAACCACCGGGGTGCTGACGGAGATCAGCGGTTCCCCCTTTGCCGCCGGCACGAATCCTCAATCCGTCGCGGTGTCCGGAACGATTCAGTAGACCGCATTGTCTTTAACGGTTGAACGATGTCGCGGTTCCGTTGGGCGTTCATCAGTCTTCTCCTGGTTCTTGTTCCGGTCGACTCGGTGTACGCCCGGTCTTCCGCTTCGATCCTTGTCTTCGATCAACTTTCCCGGCCGAATCGACCGGTCCGATTGGCCGTCCGTTTGGTAACGGGCGTGCTGTCGTTGGGCCGCCGTCCCGTCAGCGGCGAGCGGATCGAGTTCCTTTTGAACGATCGCTCCCTCGGGCAGGCGCTTTCGGGAGGCGACGGCATGGCCGTCAAAAATTTCTACTGTTCCAAACCCGGCCTCCGCGTCGTCACGGTTCGCCTTCTTGAAAACCCAAGGTATGAAGCCGACGCGGTCGAGTTGTATGTCGCATGTCGCAAGGCCTCCGATGCGATTCTCCTTGTGGCTCTCTCCTCTCTGCAAACTCCACCGCCCCCGCAGATTCCGTTCAGTCCGGCCTCGTCTTCGGCCGCGATGCCGGAAGCCGTCAAGGTTCTTTCCGGACTTTCCAAACGGTATCAGCTCTTATATTTCGAAACAGAGGACGAAGCGCTCATCCCGGGGACAAAAGACTGGCTGTCCCGCCAGAACTTCCCCCGGGCGCCTCTTTTTGCATGGCCCTTGACGGGCGATGCCGATCGCCGGACGGAGAAGCTCGTCGAGCGGCTTGAGGATATCCGAAAGACGGGCTGGACGAACATCGCGGCCGGGATTACCCGCTCCAAAGAAGATGCCGGTGCGTTATCCGCCATGAAGATCAGGACGGTCGTCATGGCGGAAGACGATGACAACGAACCGCTCGCGGGGGCGAAGAGGGTCACGGATTGGAAGACGGTTCCGTCGGTCTTGAAGTAAGCGACCTCCCGCTGACGGAGTGACAGTCGCGGCGAAATGGTGTAAACTAAGGCCCCATACCGGCTGAGCCCGTGTGCGACCACGGGAAGGAAAGAAGGCAGCCAACGGGCTTGGCGAGGGACTGCCGCGGGGTCTGGGGGCATCGGAGGACCCATCTTAATTTGCCGCACGGGCCCCCCAGATATAAATAGGAGGAGCCGATGGACGCAAAAGGGATCACGCTCACGCGCCACATTCTGCTGGAACAACGCGCGCATCCGTCCGCGACGGGCGAGCTCTCGATGGTGCTCGCCCAGATCGGCCTGGTCGCCAAGATCATCGCCCGGGCGGTGAGCCGGGCCGGCTTGGTCGACATTTTGGGCGTGACCGGTGACGTCAATGTCCATGGGGAAGAGGTCAAAAGGCTGGACGAATACGCCAACCAGACCTTCATCAACGTTTTCGGACACAGCGGACTGGTCTGCACTCTGGTCTCGGAAGAAATGGAAAAACCGAGGCATCTTTCGGAGAATTGCTCCCAGGGAAAATATACGCTTTTTTTTGATCCGCTCGACGGCTCTTCGAACATTGATGTGAACGGCACGATCGGGACGATTTTTTCGATCCATCACCGGCTCCGCGGCGATCCGCACGAGACAAACCAAGAATGGTTACGGGTCGGGTCCGATCAGGTCGTCGCCGGATACGTGATCTACGGACCGAGCACCGTCCTGATCTATACCGCCGGAAACGGCGTCCACGGATTCACGCTGGATCCTTCCATCGGTGAATTTCTTCTCTCGCATGAGAATATCCGCATCCCGTCCCGTGGCAAAACCTACAGCATTAATGAAGGCCATTATCCGGTCTGGCAAGCGCATACCCGGGCCTTTGTCGACTTTTTGAAGGAAAAGGATCCCGCCGGCGGCCGGCCCTACTCCTCACGCTACGTCGGCTCGCTGGTGGCCGACTTTCACCGAACGCTTCTTCACGGCGGGATTTTTCTTTACCCCGGCGACACCCAAAATCCGAAGGGAAAGCTTCGGCTCCTCTACGAAGCGGCCCCGTTGGCCTTCATCGCCGAACAGGCCGGAGGCCGCGCCGGCACCGGTGAGGAAAGAATCTTGGACATCCGTCCCGTCGAACTTCATCAGAAGGTCCCGCTGCTCATCGGGAGCCCGGAAGAGATGGCCCTGGCGGAAGCATTTTTCAAGGGGCGCAAGAAGCGAGTTATTGAAAGGAGAAAGCAACCGTAGTTCGAACGGGTGCCTTGATGGAAGCCTTTGACCTGGTCGTGATCGGCGGCGGAGCGGGAGGCTTGGTGACCGCGAGCGGCGCAGCTCGCCTGGGCGCGAAGGTGGCCCTCATCGAACGGGAGCGCTTCGGCGGCGAGTGTCTTTGGACCGGATGCGTTCCCAGCAAGGCCTTGATCCGGTCGGCGAAGATCAAGCACCTGATGGAGCATGCCGGCTCATACGGCTTCAGGGATCAGCCGGTTTCGGTCGAGTTTGACCGGGTGATGCGGCATATGCGTGACGTGATCATGACCATCCAGCCCCACGACGATCCGGACCGGTTTCGAAAGATGGGGGTGGAGGTGATCCAGGGCCGGGCCGCGTTCTCCGGCCCCGACCGTCTGGAAGTGAACGGCCGCGTCCTGAAATCGAGGCGGTTCTGCATTGCGGTCGGCGCCGGTCCGCTCATCCCTCCGGTCGACGGGCTCGACCGTGTGCCGTACATGACCCATCTGAATTTCTTCGACCAGTCCCGGAAGCCGGAACATCTCATCGTGATGGGCGGAGGTCCCGTCGGATGCGAGATGGGACAGACCTTTCATCGGCTGGGAAGCCGCGTCACGATCATCGAGGCGCTGGACCGTATTCTCCATAAAGACGATCGGGAGACGACCAACCGGCTTCATGAAATTTTGGTGAAGGAAGGGCTGCGGATTGAGCTGAACGCAAAGGCCGAGAAGGTCGAACGGGAAGGCGAGCGGATCCGACTCCGTTGCGGGCGGGAGGGCCAATCCTTTTCGGTGGAAGGAGATGCGTTGCTGATCGCGGCCGGAAAACGTCCAAGGGTGGAAGGGCTCGGTCTGGCCGAGGCGGGCGTCGAGTTCGATCATGGGGGGATCAAGGTGGACCGGTGCATGCGGACGACCAATCCGCGGGTTTTTGCCTGCGGCGACGTGACGGGCGGTTTTCCGTTTACGCATATGGCGGAATACCAGGCCGGGTTGGTTGTGGCCAATGCGCTGGTCCCGTTTCTCAGGCGCAAGGCGGATTATTCGGTGGTTCCCTGGTGCACTTTTACCGATCCGGAGCTGGCCCAGGTCGGTCTGACCGAAGAGCAGGCCCAGCGACGGTTCGGCGAAGGCGGGTACCGGGTGTGGCGGTTTGCCGTGGCCGACAACGACCGGCATATCATCGATGGAGAGAAGCAGGGAACCGTAAAGCTGCTCACGCGGCCGAACGGCCGGATCATCGGCTGCACGATCTTGAGCGCCAACGCGGGGGACCTGATCCATGAATACGCGCTGGCGCTTAGGAAAAAGGGAACGGTGGCCGATATATCGGGGATGATCCATGTCTATCCCACGCGGGCCCAGGCGAACAAACGGGCGAGCGATCAATATTTTGCCGAGAAGTTCTTTGGCGGTCGGATTCCAAAGGTTCTCTCCTGGTGGCTGAGACGGGTTCGTCCCAAGACAACCTAAAACAAACGACTTTAATCCTGTTCCATCGGCGGGTCCTGTCCTTTGGCAGCCCCATCCGTCCTCACTGCGTACTCTCCGATGTTTTATTCGGGGAATCACACGAAAGAGCCCTTGGCCTTTCCGTTGCGGGCGGACAGGGCGCCCCGCCTTCGGCCACCCGCCGGATGTCACTCTAAAGTGGTCGTTTGTATTAGTTGACCGGCGGAGAGATGCGATCGCCCCATGCCATATCGAAAACGACCGGAACATCTTGAAGCTCTCTCTGTATTCCTGGGATTGAGCCTATTCCTCTTCCTGGGTTGTGCTGCGGGCGGCGCCGGGACGGGATCACTGACTTCGGAGGAGCGTCAGAAAATTACGGAACTGGTTCTCTCCGTGGCCGAAGACCCGGAGGAGACCCTTCAACCGTCGCGGGACGAGCTCTGGGCTATTCTGAAAAAGCACGGCTCGCCTTCCGGCCGGGAGCTCGAAGAGCTGAAAGCCCAATTTCTGGTCATCGGCCGCGGCCATCGCCTCTTTTGGTTGGATGCCCGTGAAGCTTTGCGGAGCCACCGGATGGTGAAGAGCCCGGACCGGGCTCGATGGGAGGAAACGCTGGCCGGAGCCGGATGGCTTTCCGAACCGCAACGGGCCCGTTTCGATGTTCTCATGAAACAGGTGATCGATGAGGAGCCGATTTCGTCCAACCACGGGGCGGACGTTTCGCTGAGCCGGCAGATGGTGGATGAAATCGTGAACGGCTGGGATGAGCGCGAGCTGGAGCATTCCGTGGCCGATCTCCTGAAGCCGCCGAAATGATTGAATCGCGTTACTCTTTTTTCCGCAATCCAAACACCTTCTGGAAATGGGCGAGGGCCAGACGTTGGGCGTAATCGAAAAAAAGCCCGGCGGAATAATGTCCCGTGGGAAGCATGACCATCGAGGGTTCGCCGGCGGCTTTCCAGAGGGCCATGGCGTACCGTCGTCTGATCACATGGTCAAAATAAGCGTTGATCATCAGGATCCGGTTCGGATCGAGTCGGCTGGCATAGGTGAGGGGATCCACGTTGCGAAGGCGATGTCCGACCTCGGCGAGAAGCTCCTCCGGAGTCAAGTCCTCTTCTTCTTCGATCCGGTCTCGGAGCGAGACCACGGTGGGCTCCGTGGATGAGAAAAGGATGCCGGCCAAGTCTCCGCCTCCCAGAATAAAAACCCCGGCCTGGATCCTCGGGTCCGCTCCGGCGACGACGCTGCTGATGATCGCCCCCATACTGACTCCGACGATCCCGATGCGCTGGCGGTCCACAAAAGTCCGGGCATCGAGCCAGTCGATTCCTTCCATCACGTCGATCACGTCGTCCCTCAGCAGCGATTCAAAGCGGGTCAGCGCATCGTCGCTGTTTTTGGCCAGGACCAGATGTCCGTGACTCTGGAATCGGAGGCAGATAAACCCCTCCTGGGCAAAAAAATGGGCCATCTGTTTCGTGTAGTACTCGCCCTGCGTGATCGGGTGAATGATGACGACGGGAGCGGTCTGAATGTGATCGGGAAGATACAGGAAAGCCACGTGGTGTTTGAATTGGAGCTTTTGTATCGTGTAGCCGTCGCGATCCCGTTGGGAAAGGAGCCGGGGAGCCGCGAGGGACGGGTCGGTGTGGAAATAATCGGGATCGATCGAAGCGACGGGCGGCGATTCGGAACGAGTGCTGTACTGGCCGTAATAAAGACAGCCGGTCAGGGTGATGACCAGGGCGAAGAACGAGGGGATCGTAAGGCGACGGAACATTGACATGGATTCAGATTAATTGTTTGATGAGTTCTTGCCAGGCCCGCGTGGCGACCTCTTCAAAAGTGATCGGTCTTTCTCGGACGTCCTCGCCGGCGAGCGTAACCTCGGAGGAGGCCTCCCAAGCGACCTCTCCCGATCGGACATCCCAGATCTGGGCAAAGACCCGAAGCGTGGACGATCGGGTCTCCAAAAACCGTATCCCCAAAAACGAAAATCGGGTCGAGG of Nitrospiria bacterium contains these proteins:
- a CDS encoding Glu/Leu/Phe/Val dehydrogenase dimerization domain-containing protein, whose amino-acid sequence is MDLFKIMAKEGHEQLIVSTDPETGLNAIISIHSTLLGPALGGCRFWSYKTFEAAAADALQLSKAMTYKAAIGGLNLGGGKAVICARPTEKTPALLRAFGRAVDALAGLYVTAQDVGMSLSDLETVREVTRYAAGMPEEKGGSGDPSSMTALGVVHGMRCCLKEVFGSDSFRNRTVAVQGLGKVGRHLVGLLYREGARLIVADLDASRVTAAVAEVKAETAPPGRIHTAACDIFAPCAMGGVLHSATISKLRCRIVAGAANNPLAGWADANLLQRRRILYAPDYVINAGGLMNIACEMEGYQKEKAEERVAGIAENLSRVFARAKEEKISPLEAANRLVEERLAKTRASRSGG
- a CDS encoding beta-propeller fold lactonase family protein — its product is MRVFPIGGHRIHIVCGLVVLLGCLAGCGGSVGVDEGGRRNGGGVPPGLSKNPTPSPGPGPVIQPSTTRFGYVANASDNTLSIFALNAATGQLSPRGHVTTGTSPQAIALDPAGKFVFVVNNLSDDLSTYTINPSTGGLTALSGSPFATGSGPVSVAVDRSGAFAYVANADSNNVSAYAIHPTTGVLTEISGSPFAAGTNPQSVAVSGTIQ
- a CDS encoding prolyl oligopeptidase family serine peptidase, whose amino-acid sequence is MFRRLTIPSFFALVITLTGCLYYGQYSTRSESPPVASIDPDYFHTDPSLAAPRLLSQRDRDGYTIQKLQFKHHVAFLYLPDHIQTAPVVIIHPITQGEYYTKQMAHFFAQEGFICLRFQSHGHLVLAKNSDDALTRFESLLRDDVIDVMEGIDWLDARTFVDRQRIGIVGVSMGAIISSVVAGADPRIQAGVFILGGGDLAGILFSSTEPTVVSLRDRIEEEEDLTPEELLAEVGHRLRNVDPLTYASRLDPNRILMINAYFDHVIRRRYAMALWKAAGEPSMVMLPTGHYSAGLFFDYAQRLALAHFQKVFGLRKKE
- the fbp gene encoding class 1 fructose-bisphosphatase, translating into MDAKGITLTRHILLEQRAHPSATGELSMVLAQIGLVAKIIARAVSRAGLVDILGVTGDVNVHGEEVKRLDEYANQTFINVFGHSGLVCTLVSEEMEKPRHLSENCSQGKYTLFFDPLDGSSNIDVNGTIGTIFSIHHRLRGDPHETNQEWLRVGSDQVVAGYVIYGPSTVLIYTAGNGVHGFTLDPSIGEFLLSHENIRIPSRGKTYSINEGHYPVWQAHTRAFVDFLKEKDPAGGRPYSSRYVGSLVADFHRTLLHGGIFLYPGDTQNPKGKLRLLYEAAPLAFIAEQAGGRAGTGEERILDIRPVELHQKVPLLIGSPEEMALAEAFFKGRKKRVIERRKQP
- a CDS encoding FAD-dependent oxidoreductase gives rise to the protein MEAFDLVVIGGGAGGLVTASGAARLGAKVALIERERFGGECLWTGCVPSKALIRSAKIKHLMEHAGSYGFRDQPVSVEFDRVMRHMRDVIMTIQPHDDPDRFRKMGVEVIQGRAAFSGPDRLEVNGRVLKSRRFCIAVGAGPLIPPVDGLDRVPYMTHLNFFDQSRKPEHLIVMGGGPVGCEMGQTFHRLGSRVTIIEALDRILHKDDRETTNRLHEILVKEGLRIELNAKAEKVEREGERIRLRCGREGQSFSVEGDALLIAAGKRPRVEGLGLAEAGVEFDHGGIKVDRCMRTTNPRVFACGDVTGGFPFTHMAEYQAGLVVANALVPFLRRKADYSVVPWCTFTDPELAQVGLTEEQAQRRFGEGGYRVWRFAVADNDRHIIDGEKQGTVKLLTRPNGRIIGCTILSANAGDLIHEYALALRKKGTVADISGMIHVYPTRAQANKRASDQYFAEKFFGGRIPKVLSWWLRRVRPKTT